The following coding sequences are from one Geothrix sp. window:
- a CDS encoding ABC transporter substrate-binding protein, which yields MRRAFTSSMLALFLVTGTLPAFAAERITLMVGGIDKVIYLPVKLAEQLGYFTAEGLDVELRSEWSGIHGVDVLLVGSVQGVVGFYDHTIYMQSKGKAVISVVQFAQAPGEVELVSTRMKGPVRTLADLKDSTLGVTGLGSSTQFLSRYLVLSAGLKLNQVAFVPVGTGDSFIDAMTKGAIQAGMTTEPTASRMINSGQARVLVDLRTPEDTARALGGPYPAACLYMQTAWVERHKPEVQKLVNALVKALRYIQTHTASEIAAQVPPSFYAGDKATYVKALARSKPIFIPDGRMPANGPAHVLKVLTRTEKSVQGKTIDLGSTYTLEFVNAVK from the coding sequence CCGCCGAGCGCATCACGCTGATGGTGGGCGGCATCGACAAGGTCATCTACCTGCCGGTCAAGCTGGCCGAGCAGCTCGGCTACTTCACGGCGGAGGGGCTCGACGTCGAGCTGCGCAGCGAGTGGTCGGGGATCCACGGCGTGGACGTGCTGCTGGTGGGCTCGGTCCAGGGCGTGGTGGGCTTCTACGACCACACCATCTACATGCAGTCCAAGGGCAAGGCCGTGATCTCCGTGGTCCAGTTCGCCCAGGCGCCCGGCGAGGTCGAGCTCGTCTCCACCCGGATGAAGGGGCCCGTGCGCACCCTGGCCGACCTGAAGGACAGCACGCTGGGCGTGACGGGGCTCGGCTCCTCCACCCAGTTCCTGTCCCGCTACCTGGTGCTCTCCGCGGGCCTGAAGCTGAACCAGGTGGCCTTCGTGCCCGTGGGCACCGGGGACAGCTTCATCGACGCCATGACCAAGGGCGCCATCCAGGCGGGCATGACCACGGAGCCCACGGCCTCGCGGATGATCAACAGCGGCCAGGCCCGGGTGCTGGTGGACCTGCGCACCCCCGAGGACACGGCCAGGGCCCTGGGTGGACCCTACCCCGCGGCCTGCCTCTACATGCAGACGGCCTGGGTGGAGCGGCACAAACCCGAGGTGCAAAAACTCGTCAACGCCCTGGTGAAGGCCCTCCGCTACATCCAGACCCACACCGCCTCTGAAATCGCCGCCCAGGTGCCACCCTCCTTCTACGCCGGCGACAAGGCCACCTACGTGAAGGCCCTCGCCCGCAGCAAGCCCATCTTCATCCCCGATGGCCGCATGCCCGCCAACGGCCCGGCCCACGTCCTGAAGGTGCTCACCCGCACCGAGAAATCCGTCCAGGGGAAGACCATCGACCTGGGCAGCACCTATACCCTGGAATTCGTCAACGCCGTCAAGTGA
- a CDS encoding response regulator produces MKILLVEDNRALSEWLARTLQADKYTVECAYDGGDADQLLRTETYDLVILDIALPGLDGRDVLKRLRGRHNPVPVLILTAYDGTRDRVEGLDIGADDYMAKPFEVHELEARMRALLRRANQQKNPILTCGSLVYDSNSREFSLAGSGLALTPREHAVLEMLIMKSGKTVSKKALADSLFSFDEDVNPDAIEIYVHRVRKKLEGGDAVIVTLRGLGYLLKPRYEQ; encoded by the coding sequence ATGAAGATCCTGCTCGTCGAGGACAACCGCGCCCTCTCGGAGTGGCTGGCGCGGACGCTCCAGGCCGACAAGTACACGGTGGAGTGCGCCTACGATGGCGGCGACGCGGATCAGCTGCTGCGCACCGAGACCTATGACCTGGTCATCCTCGACATTGCCCTGCCCGGCCTCGACGGACGCGACGTCCTGAAGCGCCTTCGGGGCCGCCACAACCCCGTGCCGGTGCTGATCCTCACGGCCTACGATGGCACCCGGGACCGGGTGGAGGGCCTGGACATCGGCGCCGACGACTACATGGCCAAGCCCTTCGAGGTGCATGAGCTGGAGGCCCGCATGCGGGCGCTCCTGCGCCGCGCCAACCAGCAGAAGAACCCCATCCTCACCTGCGGCTCCCTGGTCTATGACAGCAACTCCCGCGAGTTCTCCCTGGCGGGCTCGGGACTTGCCCTGACGCCCCGTGAGCATGCGGTCCTGGAGATGCTGATCATGAAATCCGGCAAGACCGTGAGCAAGAAGGCCCTGGCCGACAGCCTCTTCTCCTTCGACGAGGACGTGAATCCCGACGCCATCGAGATCTACGTCCACCGGGTGCGGAAGAAGCTGGAGGGCGGCGACGCGGTGATCGTGACCCTGCGGGGCCTCGGCTACCTCCTGAAGCCCCGCTATGAGCAGTAG
- a CDS encoding sensor histidine kinase: protein MFSSLRARLLLWLLVPLGASALLNIWFARREALNTATVVQDRLLLGSARIIAQQIQYEDGVLEVAIPPAALELFQSTEQDRVFYRIASARGVLLSGYAELPPPPSSLKPEESLHFSAVVRDQPVRVVAYAQPVFAAPDEGPVVIEVAQTYQAHRRLVRQIWATSLRQEAWMLALVAVLAWISLRRGLKGIVRLGDKVRERTPGSLEPLDPGPVPHELQPLVGAINGYVQRLDAQMAVRSRFIANASHQLRTPFTVLQTQVNFGLRSPEPGQKDEALRAIFQGVRSGTRLVNQLLSLSTAEAGVQHPRPPVPVNLVDLVQRVLEEQAALAQAKDIDLGLDLQTDRVEILASSSMLHELVANLVDNALRYTPAGGVVTVAVRRMEELVILRVEDNGPGIPPEDRARVFERFCRLHDDDTPGCGLGLSIVQEVAQALGAEVQLSDPAVGTGLVVTLVFPASPR from the coding sequence ATGTTCTCCAGCCTCCGGGCCCGCCTGCTGCTGTGGCTGCTGGTCCCTCTCGGGGCCTCGGCCCTTTTGAACATCTGGTTCGCGCGGCGGGAAGCCCTGAACACCGCCACCGTGGTGCAGGACCGCCTGCTGCTGGGCTCGGCCCGCATCATCGCGCAGCAGATCCAGTACGAGGACGGCGTGCTGGAGGTCGCCATCCCGCCCGCCGCCCTGGAGCTGTTCCAGTCCACCGAACAGGACCGGGTCTTCTACCGCATCGCCTCGGCCCGGGGGGTCCTGCTGTCGGGTTACGCCGAGCTGCCGCCGCCGCCCAGCAGCCTGAAGCCCGAGGAGTCGCTCCACTTCAGCGCCGTGGTGCGCGATCAGCCCGTGCGCGTGGTGGCCTACGCCCAGCCCGTCTTCGCGGCCCCGGACGAGGGCCCCGTGGTGATCGAGGTCGCCCAGACCTACCAGGCCCACCGGCGCCTGGTCCGGCAGATCTGGGCCACCAGCCTCCGCCAGGAGGCCTGGATGTTGGCCCTGGTGGCCGTCCTCGCCTGGATTTCCCTGCGCCGGGGCCTCAAGGGCATCGTGCGCCTGGGCGACAAGGTCCGCGAGCGCACCCCGGGTTCCCTCGAACCCCTCGATCCAGGTCCCGTCCCCCACGAACTCCAGCCCCTGGTGGGCGCCATCAATGGCTACGTCCAGCGTCTCGACGCCCAGATGGCGGTGCGCAGCCGCTTCATCGCCAACGCCTCGCACCAGCTGCGCACGCCGTTCACGGTCCTGCAGACCCAGGTCAACTTCGGCCTGCGCAGCCCCGAGCCCGGCCAGAAGGACGAGGCCCTCAGGGCCATCTTCCAGGGCGTGAGAAGCGGCACCCGCCTGGTGAACCAGCTCCTGAGCCTATCCACGGCGGAAGCCGGAGTGCAGCATCCCCGCCCGCCGGTGCCCGTGAACCTGGTGGACCTGGTGCAGCGGGTGCTGGAGGAGCAGGCGGCCCTGGCCCAGGCCAAGGACATCGACCTGGGCCTCGACCTCCAGACGGACCGGGTGGAGATTCTGGCCTCCTCCTCCATGCTCCACGAGCTGGTGGCGAACCTGGTGGACAACGCCCTGCGCTACACCCCCGCGGGGGGCGTGGTCACCGTGGCCGTGCGGCGCATGGAGGAGCTGGTGATCCTGCGCGTGGAGGACAACGGGCCGGGCATCCCGCCGGAGGACCGGGCCCGCGTGTTCGAGCGCTTCTGCCGCCTCCATGACGACGACACGCCGGGCTGCGGCCTGGGCCTGTCCATCGTCCAGGAGGTGGCCCAGGCCCTGGGCGCCGAGGTCCAGCTCTCGGATCCGGCCGTGGGCACAGGCCTGGTGGTCACCCTGGTGTTTCCCGCTTCGCCACGATGA
- a CDS encoding methyltransferase domain-containing protein, producing MPWDPVQYLSFDAERLRPALDLLARVPLEAPESVVDLGCGPGHVARILQTRWPGARLTGVDGSPEMLQQAAGALPGARWILADLADWQPDHPVDLIYANASLHWLDGHDALFPRLLTFLKPGGCLAVQMPRNHGRPSHLAAFEVAEAGPWRERLGPLLRRQPVAEPEAYVRWLEPWAPHLDVWQTDYLHRLEGPDPVAAWTRGSLLVPLMDALRDEERGAFLEAYRQRLREAYPMDGTGRTPFWFQRLFIVAKRETPG from the coding sequence ATGCCCTGGGATCCCGTCCAGTACCTGAGCTTCGATGCGGAGCGGCTGCGGCCCGCCCTGGACCTGCTGGCGCGCGTCCCGCTGGAGGCCCCGGAATCCGTGGTGGACCTGGGCTGCGGGCCCGGCCACGTCGCGCGGATCCTGCAGACCCGCTGGCCCGGGGCCCGCCTGACCGGCGTGGACGGCTCCCCGGAGATGCTGCAGCAGGCGGCCGGGGCCCTTCCCGGGGCCCGGTGGATCCTGGCGGATCTCGCGGATTGGCAGCCCGATCACCCTGTGGACCTCATCTACGCCAATGCCTCCCTGCACTGGCTGGATGGGCACGACGCGCTGTTCCCCCGCCTGCTGACCTTCCTGAAGCCCGGCGGCTGCCTGGCGGTCCAGATGCCCCGCAACCACGGGCGGCCCTCCCACCTCGCAGCCTTCGAGGTGGCGGAGGCCGGTCCCTGGCGGGAGCGCCTCGGGCCCCTCCTCCGCAGGCAGCCCGTGGCGGAGCCGGAGGCCTATGTGCGCTGGCTCGAACCCTGGGCCCCGCACCTGGACGTCTGGCAGACCGACTACCTCCACCGCCTCGAGGGGCCGGATCCCGTGGCGGCCTGGACCCGGGGCAGCCTCCTCGTCCCGCTGATGGACGCCCTGCGTGATGAGGAGCGGGGCGCCTTCCTGGAGGCCTACCGGCAGCGCCTCCGCGAGGCCTATCCGATGGACGGGACGGGGCGGACGCCGTTCTGGTTCCAGCGGCTCTTCATCGTGGCGAAGCGGGAAACACCAGGGTGA
- a CDS encoding MFS transporter: protein MSAPGTRSFGPSFTALWWFYFLSFVAGFLLFPVVPLHLRDLGAAIAESGRFQSAFWLGSGLGCLVSGPLGDRVGQRPLLSWATLAAAGFFVAYAFLPVRWAFFLLAPLHGLMWSALRTGALAWVGGSLIPERRGEGLALFGMAAPAGVAIGPLLGVWLYPRVGFQAICLAFAVVLAGLFLVVRNLPGGERVSAVQPRRGLGWPDPWVFGPALILFLLCLGDGPMAPYSAQEARGLGLYWPSAYLTCFAIGMVGMRLLLGLSGRRVSPARLIPWMLALALLGNLLLGVMPGGQTRHILSGLLYGSGFGMSQTLMFTHVIGRAKADRHGAAVGALYFAFDAGIALGSLGLGWVMQAAGFRWGWTLGALLVVPAILLSLRLKEPETAVG from the coding sequence ATGAGCGCTCCGGGCACGCGGTCCTTCGGTCCTTCCTTCACGGCGCTCTGGTGGTTCTACTTCCTGTCCTTCGTGGCAGGCTTCCTGCTCTTCCCGGTGGTGCCCCTCCACCTCCGGGACCTGGGCGCCGCCATCGCCGAAAGCGGGCGCTTCCAGTCGGCCTTCTGGCTCGGCTCGGGGCTGGGCTGCCTGGTCTCGGGGCCCCTGGGCGACCGCGTCGGCCAGCGCCCCCTGCTGAGCTGGGCCACCCTGGCCGCCGCGGGTTTCTTCGTGGCCTATGCCTTCCTGCCGGTGCGCTGGGCCTTCTTCCTGCTGGCGCCGCTCCACGGGCTGATGTGGTCCGCGCTAAGGACCGGAGCCCTGGCCTGGGTCGGGGGCTCGCTGATCCCGGAGCGCCGCGGGGAGGGTCTGGCCCTCTTCGGCATGGCGGCGCCCGCGGGCGTGGCCATCGGACCCCTGCTGGGGGTCTGGCTCTATCCGCGAGTGGGCTTCCAGGCCATCTGCCTGGCCTTTGCCGTCGTGCTCGCGGGCCTGTTCCTGGTGGTCCGCAACCTGCCCGGCGGGGAGCGGGTCAGCGCGGTCCAGCCCCGACGGGGCCTGGGCTGGCCTGATCCCTGGGTCTTCGGTCCCGCGCTGATCCTCTTCCTGCTCTGCCTGGGCGACGGGCCCATGGCGCCCTACTCCGCGCAGGAGGCCCGGGGCCTCGGCCTGTACTGGCCCTCGGCCTACCTCACCTGCTTCGCCATCGGCATGGTGGGCATGCGGCTGCTGCTGGGCCTGAGCGGCCGGCGGGTGTCGCCCGCCCGCCTGATCCCCTGGATGCTGGCCCTGGCCCTCCTGGGGAACCTGCTGCTGGGCGTGATGCCCGGCGGACAGACGCGGCACATCCTGTCGGGGCTGCTCTACGGCTCAGGCTTCGGCATGAGCCAGACCCTGATGTTCACCCACGTCATCGGGCGGGCGAAGGCCGACCGCCATGGCGCGGCGGTGGGCGCCCTCTACTTCGCCTTCGATGCGGGCATCGCCCTGGGCAGCCTGGGGCTCGGCTGGGTGATGCAGGCCGCCGGCTTCCGCTGGGGCTGGACCCTGGGGGCCCTGCTGGTGGTGCCCGCCATCCTGCTCAGCCTGCGGCTGAAGGAGCCGGAGACCGCTGTAGGCTGA
- a CDS encoding glycosyltransferase, which yields MDPYLSIVIPIYNEEENIPTLWGRLSRVMAEHFTDPARPWEVIFTDDGSRDRSLSMLIDLAKTEPRIKIVEFNRNYGQHSAIFGAFAEVQGQIVVTLDADLQNPPEEIPKLVAKVEEGFDVVGGWRQGRQENDSFFRTMPSKIVNAVTRKTTGVKLHDYGCMLRAYSREVVNAMLLCKERSSFIPALANSFAKRITEVPVAHAERAAGESKYGLWKLINLQFDLLTSFSLLPLQMLSVFGVITAGVGFLLFLGLVVYRFLHPEGTAQGVFTLFAILFFFVGCQFIAFGLLGEYIGRIYQEVRDRPRYMVKKIHQAK from the coding sequence ATGGACCCCTACCTCAGCATCGTCATCCCCATCTACAACGAGGAGGAGAATATCCCCACGCTGTGGGGGCGGCTGTCCCGGGTCATGGCGGAGCACTTCACCGATCCGGCCAGGCCCTGGGAGGTCATCTTCACGGATGACGGCAGCCGGGACCGCAGCCTGTCCATGCTCATCGACCTCGCCAAGACCGAGCCCCGGATCAAGATCGTGGAGTTCAACCGCAACTACGGCCAGCACAGCGCCATCTTCGGCGCCTTCGCCGAGGTGCAGGGGCAGATCGTGGTGACCCTCGATGCCGACCTGCAGAACCCGCCCGAGGAGATCCCCAAGCTGGTGGCCAAGGTGGAGGAGGGCTTCGACGTGGTGGGCGGCTGGCGCCAGGGCCGCCAGGAGAACGACAGCTTCTTCCGCACCATGCCCAGCAAGATCGTCAACGCGGTCACCCGCAAGACCACCGGCGTGAAGCTGCACGACTACGGCTGCATGCTGCGGGCCTACAGCCGCGAGGTGGTGAACGCCATGCTGCTCTGCAAGGAGCGTTCGAGCTTCATCCCCGCCCTGGCCAACAGCTTCGCCAAGCGCATCACGGAGGTGCCCGTGGCCCACGCCGAGCGGGCCGCCGGGGAGAGCAAGTACGGCCTCTGGAAGCTCATCAACCTCCAGTTCGACCTGCTCACCAGCTTCAGCCTCCTGCCCCTGCAGATGCTCAGCGTCTTCGGCGTCATCACCGCCGGCGTGGGCTTCCTGCTCTTCCTGGGCCTGGTGGTCTACCGCTTCCTGCATCCCGAGGGCACGGCCCAGGGCGTGTTCACGCTGTTCGCCATCCTCTTCTTCTTCGTGGGCTGCCAGTTCATCGCCTTCGGCCTGCTGGGCGAGTACATCGGCCGCATCTACCAGGAAGTGCGCGACCGGCCCCGCTACATGGTGAAGAAGATCCACCAGGCGAAGTGA
- a CDS encoding response regulator transcription factor, translated as MSEPKILLVEDELSLAEGIKLNLELEGLACTWIPRGDQALKQILAETYDLVILDVMLPGMDGFTICEKVREAKNFTPILFLTAKNTDDDRVHGFETGADDYLGKPFQVRELLLRVRAILRRESWYKSREISSRQPFGPYWVDFDNFCGEGPGGAFQLGVKESMILKLLMERPGQVVSRTDILDKVWGEDAYPTSRTVDNFIVRIRRVMEDDPHHPKWVHTIRSVGYQFDPEGKQRKGEE; from the coding sequence ATGTCCGAGCCCAAGATCCTGCTGGTGGAAGACGAGCTCAGCCTCGCCGAGGGCATCAAGCTCAACCTGGAGCTGGAAGGGCTCGCCTGCACCTGGATCCCCCGTGGGGACCAGGCCCTGAAGCAGATCCTGGCCGAGACCTACGACCTGGTGATCCTCGACGTGATGCTGCCCGGCATGGACGGCTTCACCATCTGCGAGAAGGTGCGCGAGGCCAAGAACTTCACGCCCATCCTCTTCCTCACGGCCAAGAACACCGACGATGACCGCGTCCACGGCTTCGAGACCGGGGCCGACGACTACCTGGGCAAGCCCTTCCAGGTGCGGGAGCTGCTGCTGCGGGTGAGGGCCATCCTGCGCCGCGAGTCCTGGTACAAGAGCCGCGAGATCAGCAGCCGGCAGCCCTTCGGCCCCTACTGGGTGGACTTCGACAATTTCTGCGGCGAGGGCCCCGGCGGCGCCTTCCAACTGGGCGTGAAGGAATCCATGATCCTGAAGCTGCTCATGGAGCGGCCGGGCCAGGTGGTGAGCCGCACCGACATCCTGGACAAGGTTTGGGGCGAGGACGCCTACCCCACCAGCCGCACCGTGGACAACTTCATCGTCCGCATCCGCCGCGTGATGGAGGACGACCCGCACCACCCGAAGTGGGTCCACACCATCCGCAGCGTGGGCTACCAGTTCGATCCCGAGGGGAAGCAGCGCAAGGGCGAGGAGTAG
- a CDS encoding outer membrane beta-barrel protein encodes MSRNIQLAVVSAAMLALGPATASAEEPRFGLQLHASLPNGDLKTAVDNKPGAGLGAHVTFDLGGGHVLRPRFDAVFFPEGAFNGFKTKAHDLSLGGDYLYFPGGKPDGLYLTAGLGLHRWTVDTTTPAVGSSPATSGTQSSSRFGYAAGFGYNFNRSVGTELRFVRTHYANQTAWDPSANSLQAGVTYRF; translated from the coding sequence ATGTCGCGCAACATCCAGCTGGCCGTCGTGTCTGCGGCCATGCTCGCCCTCGGCCCGGCTACCGCCAGCGCGGAGGAGCCGAGATTTGGCCTCCAGCTCCATGCCAGCCTCCCCAACGGAGACCTGAAGACCGCCGTCGACAACAAGCCCGGAGCAGGGCTGGGTGCCCATGTCACCTTCGACCTTGGCGGGGGCCATGTCCTCCGGCCGAGATTCGACGCGGTGTTCTTTCCCGAGGGCGCCTTCAACGGCTTCAAGACCAAGGCCCACGACCTCAGCCTGGGTGGTGACTATCTCTACTTTCCCGGTGGAAAGCCCGACGGCCTCTACCTGACCGCAGGCCTGGGACTCCACCGTTGGACCGTGGACACCACGACGCCGGCCGTGGGCTCGTCCCCGGCGACATCGGGAACCCAGTCCTCCTCTCGATTCGGGTACGCCGCGGGATTCGGATACAACTTCAACCGATCCGTGGGGACCGAGCTCCGCTTCGTCCGCACTCATTATGCCAATCAGACCGCCTGGGATCCCTCCGCCAATTCCCTGCAGGCCGGGGTGACCTACAGGTTCTGA
- a CDS encoding PAS domain S-box protein translates to MVQFNTRANEILLKLVYYGPGLSGKTTNLQSLHAMCSDQQRGEMFSVNTQEDRTLFFDLLPINLGYIYGNAIHLQIYTVPGQVQYDASRRVVLGGADGVVFVADSSEEKMQDNVDSLSNLYHNLNANRLNIKQIPFVIQYNKRDLPDAMAVGVMNRRLNFRSVPYFESVANRGNGVLDTFLSITRETVGYTFKKYHLDKKIKDFDEMLNLIESNVRSSMRELPPPQDAPLAPAVESTVLRHSNVSVADLVPGKVADAQELLEDALKSNMETARLYSELKQAKDTLEKKNEELSQLYTQLDRANQDNLKTRKYLEGLVQNIGEAVISYSPDGKILTWNMAAERIFGYSRPEIVGRNMAQLTPDNLLGELDQVAQQIGRGQVIRDMVTTRLRKGGLAFPAHITYAPVRGTEDRVLAYSALVRDMSEQKDLEDRLVHSQKHEALGRLVPSLFHEVANRLTPVLLESRLLAESAMDPHQAEQASRLVKAVDSIQTLLHPLLTVLNPPSARPLPAQLNLLVQESISLVEAKAQRMGVSLELNLDPALPMTAVDPGLMVQALTNLLLNGLQAMALSPMKRLRVATRTSGEALQVVVQDTGTALGEAQQAGLFDAANATTTEALGLPIADIIVRQHGGRLSTRSQEGLGNAFLLELPSVVLPPASQVPAPAAAPRGLKGARALVVDDEAFLLECLVDALGAWGLEVASSTRGDEAIQSLESGSFDVIVSDIRMPGLSGMDLFEWLKAHRPVMTQRILYTTGDAFDAKTREFLEASQVPYLGKPFDLKQLKQSLERLLETPVEA, encoded by the coding sequence ATGGTTCAGTTCAATACCCGTGCCAATGAGATCCTGCTCAAGCTGGTCTATTACGGGCCAGGCCTGTCGGGAAAGACGACCAATCTGCAATCCCTGCACGCCATGTGCTCGGACCAGCAGCGCGGTGAAATGTTCTCCGTCAACACCCAGGAGGACCGCACCCTCTTCTTCGACCTGCTGCCCATCAATCTGGGCTACATCTACGGCAACGCCATCCACCTGCAGATCTACACGGTGCCGGGGCAGGTGCAGTACGACGCCAGCCGCCGCGTGGTGCTGGGCGGGGCCGATGGCGTGGTCTTCGTGGCGGATTCCAGCGAAGAGAAGATGCAGGACAACGTGGACTCGCTGTCGAACCTCTACCACAACCTCAACGCCAACCGCCTGAACATCAAGCAGATCCCCTTCGTCATCCAGTACAACAAGCGCGACCTTCCGGATGCCATGGCCGTGGGCGTCATGAACCGCCGGCTGAACTTCCGCAGCGTGCCCTACTTCGAATCCGTGGCCAACCGCGGCAACGGCGTGCTGGACACCTTCCTGTCCATCACCCGCGAGACCGTGGGCTACACCTTCAAGAAGTACCACCTGGACAAGAAGATCAAGGACTTCGACGAGATGCTGAACCTCATCGAGTCCAACGTGCGCTCCAGCATGCGGGAGCTCCCGCCGCCCCAGGACGCGCCCCTGGCCCCCGCCGTGGAGTCCACGGTCCTGCGCCACAGCAACGTCAGCGTGGCGGACCTGGTTCCGGGCAAGGTCGCCGACGCGCAGGAACTGCTGGAGGACGCCCTCAAGTCCAACATGGAGACGGCGCGGCTCTATTCCGAGCTGAAGCAGGCCAAGGACACGCTCGAGAAGAAGAATGAGGAGCTGAGCCAGCTCTACACCCAGCTGGATCGCGCGAACCAGGACAACCTCAAGACCCGGAAGTATCTGGAAGGCCTCGTGCAGAACATCGGCGAGGCGGTCATCTCGTATTCCCCGGACGGGAAGATCCTCACCTGGAACATGGCGGCGGAGCGCATCTTCGGCTACTCCCGCCCCGAGATCGTCGGGCGCAACATGGCCCAGCTGACGCCGGACAACCTGCTGGGTGAGCTGGACCAGGTGGCGCAGCAGATCGGCCGCGGGCAGGTGATCCGGGACATGGTCACCACGCGGCTCCGCAAGGGGGGCCTCGCGTTTCCGGCCCACATCACCTACGCGCCGGTCCGCGGGACCGAAGACCGGGTGCTGGCCTACTCCGCCCTCGTGCGCGACATGAGCGAGCAGAAGGACCTGGAGGACCGGCTCGTGCACTCGCAGAAGCACGAGGCCCTGGGCCGCCTGGTTCCGTCGCTGTTCCACGAAGTGGCCAACCGCCTCACCCCCGTGCTCCTGGAGTCGCGGCTGCTCGCCGAATCGGCCATGGATCCCCACCAGGCCGAGCAGGCCTCGCGGCTGGTGAAGGCGGTGGACTCCATCCAGACGCTGCTCCATCCCCTGCTGACCGTCCTCAATCCACCCAGCGCCAGGCCCCTGCCGGCGCAGCTGAACCTGCTGGTGCAGGAGTCGATCTCCCTGGTGGAGGCCAAGGCCCAGCGGATGGGCGTCTCCCTGGAGCTGAACCTGGATCCCGCGCTGCCCATGACCGCGGTGGATCCCGGGCTCATGGTGCAGGCGCTCACCAACCTCCTGCTGAACGGCCTGCAGGCCATGGCGCTCAGCCCCATGAAGCGGTTGCGGGTGGCGACCCGGACCAGCGGCGAGGCCCTGCAGGTGGTGGTCCAGGACACGGGCACGGCCCTCGGCGAGGCCCAGCAGGCGGGGCTGTTCGACGCGGCCAACGCCACGACCACCGAGGCGCTGGGCCTGCCCATCGCCGACATCATCGTCCGGCAGCACGGCGGCCGTCTCAGCACCCGCAGTCAGGAGGGCCTGGGAAACGCCTTCCTGCTCGAACTGCCCAGTGTGGTGCTGCCCCCGGCGTCACAGGTCCCCGCGCCTGCGGCCGCGCCCAGGGGACTCAAGGGGGCGCGCGCCCTCGTGGTGGACGACGAAGCCTTCCTTCTCGAGTGCCTCGTGGATGCCCTGGGCGCCTGGGGCCTGGAGGTCGCCTCCAGCACCCGGGGCGACGAGGCCATCCAGAGCCTCGAATCCGGCAGCTTCGATGTGATCGTGTCCGACATCCGGATGCCGGGCCTATCGGGCATGGATCTCTTCGAGTGGCTCAAGGCCCATCGGCCGGTCATGACGCAGCGGATCCTCTACACCACCGGGGATGCCTTCGACGCGAAGACCCGCGAATTCCTGGAGGCAAGCCAGGTGCCGTACCTGGGTAAGCCCTTCGATCTAAAGCAGCTCAAGCAAAGTCTTGAGCGACTGCTAGAGACTCCGGTCGAGGCGTGA
- the uppS gene encoding polyprenyl diphosphate synthase, which translates to MTVPTHVAIIMDGNGRWAAQRGWPRIKGHKAGVQTVERILEAASEAGIRHLSLYAFSTENWKRPAQEVAALMALLRMYLRMFVHQLARKGIRFHHLGATEGMPVGILADMRTLEEATAQNTGMTFHLAVNYGSRLELAQAARRCVEDGLRPEAIDENALSARLWTAGVPDVDLLIRTSGEHRISNFLLWQSAYAELYLTDLLWPDFGPAELQAALEDYAQRERRFGGI; encoded by the coding sequence ATGACCGTCCCGACCCATGTCGCAATCATTATGGACGGCAACGGCCGCTGGGCGGCCCAGCGGGGATGGCCCCGCATCAAGGGGCACAAGGCCGGAGTCCAGACCGTGGAGCGCATCCTCGAGGCGGCCTCCGAGGCCGGCATCCGGCACCTCAGCCTCTATGCCTTCTCCACCGAGAACTGGAAGCGCCCGGCCCAGGAGGTCGCGGCCCTCATGGCCCTGCTGCGCATGTACCTGCGCATGTTCGTCCACCAGTTGGCCCGGAAGGGCATCCGCTTCCACCACCTGGGCGCCACCGAGGGCATGCCCGTGGGCATCCTGGCGGACATGCGGACCCTGGAGGAGGCCACGGCCCAGAACACGGGCATGACCTTCCACCTGGCCGTGAACTACGGCTCGCGCCTGGAACTGGCCCAGGCCGCGCGACGCTGCGTGGAGGACGGTCTCCGTCCGGAAGCGATCGATGAAAACGCCCTGTCCGCCCGCCTCTGGACCGCCGGGGTGCCCGACGTGGATCTCCTCATCCGGACCAGCGGCGAGCACCGCATCTCCAACTTCCTGCTCTGGCAGTCCGCCTACGCGGAGCTCTACCTGACCGACCTCCTCTGGCCGGACTTCGGTCCCGCGGAACTGCAGGCAGCCCTTGAGGACTATGCCCAGCGCGAACGGCGCTTCGGGGGGATCTGA